The Mannheimia granulomatis sequence AAGACGAAGAAAGTCTGAATCATCGAAGATTTTCCTGATGTCGATAGTGCTGTGGTGCCACCTGATTCCATTCCGAACTCAGAAGTGAAACGCAGTGACGCCGATGGTAGTGTGTGGATTCCGCATGTGAGAGTAGGGCAACATCAGGGCTTAATTAGAGGACCCCGAGCTTAGCGATAGGCTTGGGGTTTTTGTTTTGGGGTTTTAGAGGAAATTGGAATAAAAGATAATAGCTTAAGGGCAAAAGGATGAGTGTTTGCTAGGTAGTAATAAGTTGTAAAAAGTTATTATATAATTGTGTTTCTATTTTCTCGACTGGCATCGATTTAATTTCTGCAATTTTCTTCACAACAGCTAAAAGTTGCTCAACGATATCAACTCTGCTAAACCCTTCATACTGCCAAGGAGCATCTGTTTCTATAAGAAGGCGTTCGAGGGAGAAATATTCGGCAACTCTTTGAGTTTTAGGATTGTACAGAATATCTGGAGTAAGGCTGACAAAATAATGGGTGCTCAATAGCTTTTCAAGCATTTCATCATTGGCTTTAAACCAGTGAAATTGAGCTTTATTTATATTGTGTTTACTCAGCAGCTCAAGGGCGATATCAGTATCTTCGTAGACGATATGCAAATTTAGAGGTAAATTATACCGCTTGCTGAGAAGGATAAAGTGCTCAAGTAAGGTAATATAAGGTGCGTAATCTAGTTGTGGGGTTTCCCGTTTAAGATAGTGTGGTAAACCAACTTCGCCTAAAGCGGTTAATTTTGTATGATTTTTTGCAATCCAATCAAACAACTCAGCTTGTTCTGTTTCAGAGGGTAGAGGCTGTTCAGGGTGGAAACCGGCAGCGATATGAAGTTTAGGAAACTGCTCTTTAAGTGTTAAAAGGCGTTTACAACTGGCTAAATCTGTTGCTACAGCAAGCAGACTATTAAGTTGAGCTGTTTGAAGAATAGAGTGGATTTCATCATCTGAAAATTGATCTAAGTGAATATGGCTATCATAAAGCATATCTTCTTCCTGCTAATCCTTTCTTTAGGGGTATATTCCTTACATATTTCACCCCGTAAATCCCAATAAATAAGGGCGAATATAATATTCGCCCCATATTTTTATAAACCTGCTCCAGCTCTTAATGCTTCTGCTTTATCTGTTTTTTCCCAAGGGAAATGTTCACGGCCAAAGTGACCATAAGCAGCAGTTTCACGATAAATCGGTTTAATTAAATCTAACATCTTGATTAAACCATAAGGGCGTAAGTCAAAGTTTTGGTAGATTAATTTAACAAGCGTTTCATTGCTTACTTTACCTGTGCCGAAAGTTTCCACCATAATTGAGGTTGGGTCTGCCACGCCGATAGCATAAGAAAGTTGGATTTCACAACGATCAGCTAAACCTGCAGCAACAATGTTTTTAGCAACATAACGAGCAGCATAAGCAGCAGAGCGGTCTACTTTTGATGGGTCTTTACCCGAAAATGCACCACCACCGTGGCGAGCTGCACCACCGTAAGTATCAACAATGATTTTACGACCAGTTAAACCACAGTCGCCCATTGGGCCACCGATCACGAAGCGGCCTGTTGGGTTGATGAAGTATTTGGTATTTTGGCTTAACCATTCGCTTGGTAGAACAGGTTTAATGATCTCTTCCATCACCCCTTCAATTAAATCTTTTTGGGAAATATGTTCCGCATGCTGGGTAGAAAGCACCACTGCATCAATACCAATAATTTTGTTGTTTTCATAGGCGAAGGTTAATTGGCTTTTCGCATCTGGGCGTAACCAGTCTAATTTACCTGATTTACGAACGATCGCTTGTTGCTCCATTAAACGGTGAGCATAGGTAATCGGTGCAGGCATTAATACTTCCGTTTCATTGGTTGCATAGCCGAACATAATACCTTGGTCACCGGCACCTTGTTCAAGTGGGTCGGCGCGATCAACACCTTGGTTGATATCCGGAGATTGTTTGCCAATTGCATTTAAGACCGCACAAGAGTGAGCATCAAAGCCCATATCTGAGTGGGTGTAGCCAATATCGCAGATTACTTGACGGGTTAAATTTTCAATATCTACCCACGCTGATGTCGTAATTTCACCGCCGACCAACGCCATACCGGTTTTTACATAAGTCTCACACGCTACACGTGCTTTCGGGTCTTGTTTTAAAATTTCGTCTAACACCGCATCTGAAATTTGGTCTGCGATTTTATCCGGATGCCCTTCTGATACTGACTCAGAAGTAAATAAATTAATAGCCATTAATTATTCCTCGTTAATTTAAAATAATAACAAGCGGTCGTTTTTTGCAAAACTTTTGTGTATTTCAACCGCTTGTCTAAAATCTGTTTGGAAGTATTTCCGTCTAGACGTCTATAATATATTTTTTGAGCTTTTTAGGCAAATGGTATTTTGCTATTTGCTCAAATAACGCCTTAATCCTACAAGAGCATTTTTCGCATCTTCCACGCCTAAATCATACATAGTTTGTAGCCTGTCGAGGTTCTTTTCCAAGCGGCTGATTTTCATTGTTTTGCTTGGGCGAATAACAAAAATCTCTTGTTTTTCATTAAGTTGAATTACCTCTTCAACCGCCTGATTATATTCCGCATAACGGTTTTCCCAACGCTCGATTAATTTCGGATATTTTTGATAAAACCATTTAAACAGCCACATTGAGCTTGGCTTTTTACGATATTCTAATGGGCGGGTGAGGACGACAATAATTTTATCGTATCCCATTGCCTGGAGTTTTTGATAAGGAATACTATCTGAAATGCCTCCGTCTAAATATTTTTTACCATCAATTTCCACAATTTTTGAAACAATAGGCATGGCTGAGGTGGCACGAAAAGCTTCCATCTGCTCAAAGGCATTATTGATTTTCACGTATTCAGGTTCACCTGTTTCTATGTTGGTTACGGTTACCCAGAAATCAGTATTTGATTGCTGAAAAGTTTCTTGATCGAAAGGATCAAGGGTGAACGGTAATTCATAGAAGGCAAAGTCTCGATTAATGATATTTCCTGTTGTAAGTAAGCTACTTATGCTCATATATCTTTTATCGTGCAGATATTTTTTGTTATATCTTAAGGCCCTTCCTTTTTGTTTCGAGGGCAAATTTACGCCAAATAATGCTCCGGCGGAAACACCAATTATGCCATCAATATGAATATTTTCTTCTAAGAAAACATCTAACACACCTGCAGTGAAAATGCCCCGTAAGCCACCGCCTTCAAGCACCAATCCGATTTTCATATAATTTCCCCCGTAATTTGTGTATTATAACCCGAATTTTCGCTAAAGGAGATCACATGGCAATGCAGAATTTATCCATTTTTTATTGGATCAACTTTCACCGATTTCGGGCTTGCGTTCAAAAAAGATGTTTGGTGACTATTGCCTGTTTTTTGGTGAGAAAATTGTGGCCATTATTAACAAAGATTATCGAATTTTTGTCAAAGCCAATGCCGAGACCTTGCCGCTGTTTTTAGCGGAAAATGCCGAGCAATTTAGTTATTTTGCCAAAGGTAAAATAAATAAAATGCACTATTGGACAATTCCCGAATACGCAGTAGAAGATTCAGACGAATTGAAAAAATGGATTCGTTTGGGTTTACAAGCGGTCTGATTTTGCAAAAAATTTGCAAAATATCACCGCTTGCTGTTGGAATCCGAGAGTTTTATATTCAACGAGATATTAAATAAATGAAAATGAATCAGCAAAAAATTGTATCCCTTATTGTGTTGGTCGTGCTGGCGATTATTTCCTACTTTTTTAACGATTCGGGGAAAAAAGAGTCGCCTAGAACAACGAAACAGCCACAAACACAACAAAGCACTCAGTCGGCAAATTCGTCTTTAGGCAATTACGATGTTCAGATGAAAAATGACCGCTTGAAGCAAAATGTTGTCGATACCGATTATTACAC is a genomic window containing:
- a CDS encoding TatD family hydrolase — protein: MLYDSHIHLDQFSDDEIHSILQTAQLNSLLAVATDLASCKRLLTLKEQFPKLHIAAGFHPEQPLPSETEQAELFDWIAKNHTKLTALGEVGLPHYLKRETPQLDYAPYITLLEHFILLSKRYNLPLNLHIVYEDTDIALELLSKHNINKAQFHWFKANDEMLEKLLSTHYFVSLTPDILYNPKTQRVAEYFSLERLLIETDAPWQYEGFSRVDIVEQLLAVVKKIAEIKSMPVEKIETQLYNNFLQLITT
- the metK gene encoding methionine adenosyltransferase, giving the protein MAINLFTSESVSEGHPDKIADQISDAVLDEILKQDPKARVACETYVKTGMALVGGEITTSAWVDIENLTRQVICDIGYTHSDMGFDAHSCAVLNAIGKQSPDINQGVDRADPLEQGAGDQGIMFGYATNETEVLMPAPITYAHRLMEQQAIVRKSGKLDWLRPDAKSQLTFAYENNKIIGIDAVVLSTQHAEHISQKDLIEGVMEEIIKPVLPSEWLSQNTKYFINPTGRFVIGGPMGDCGLTGRKIIVDTYGGAARHGGGAFSGKDPSKVDRSAAYAARYVAKNIVAAGLADRCEIQLSYAIGVADPTSIMVETFGTGKVSNETLVKLIYQNFDLRPYGLIKMLDLIKPIYRETAAYGHFGREHFPWEKTDKAEALRAGAGL
- a CDS encoding patatin-like phospholipase family protein; the encoded protein is MKIGLVLEGGGLRGIFTAGVLDVFLEENIHIDGIIGVSAGALFGVNLPSKQKGRALRYNKKYLHDKRYMSISSLLTTGNIINRDFAFYELPFTLDPFDQETFQQSNTDFWVTVTNIETGEPEYVKINNAFEQMEAFRATSAMPIVSKIVEIDGKKYLDGGISDSIPYQKLQAMGYDKIIVVLTRPLEYRKKPSSMWLFKWFYQKYPKLIERWENRYAEYNQAVEEVIQLNEKQEIFVIRPSKTMKISRLEKNLDRLQTMYDLGVEDAKNALVGLRRYLSK
- a CDS encoding TfoX/Sxy family protein, whose amino-acid sequence is MDQLSPISGLRSKKMFGDYCLFFGEKIVAIINKDYRIFVKANAETLPLFLAENAEQFSYFAKGKINKMHYWTIPEYAVEDSDELKKWIRLGLQAV